One Pieris napi chromosome 13, ilPieNapi1.2, whole genome shotgun sequence genomic window carries:
- the LOC125055052 gene encoding SID1 transmembrane family member 1-like: MIRFLLISIILHQILGSVVDKVETYDNATQKIFIYNTYSYDKIIDLSVINTTTQILDFYEEDELWTGYPTRVHVGTNDSIKGDNPLFVTAAQQKSISSWELPLTVTTNHRELQFDDIARTLCPHDAGPNITSQSRPTLTLATSSSQPINVKIKLRRVKDFYLEMNKEVPLNLTPSTPKYYYFSFDRDPWNMTNKLYKGFLPKFNYTIPKSVLLTIESEEDICAVISIQNNSCPVFDNEKDVMYQGYHFTMTTRGGITVTQSMFPKGFYVVVIVKESDEECTGVSETDDVTLFRPKGRSKTFRLKIVEAASTGDFLMGALASLALILLVTALAPLGNLLTCRHEEFVLIDESVVPSTSRESAEAEPMVRNINVSDTDSEDDVIVKSLPMPLNVAGLSRHNTHSRKSNRYFWSALTVAVVYALPVVQLLFTYQRMVFQTGDQDVCYYNYLCAHPIGPLADFNHVYSNIGYIILGIAFMVQARCRHVKLGESQELGIPQHLGLLYSMGLALAMEGLLSACYHLCPNKMNFQFDSSFMYVIAVLCMVKLYQSRHPDVNASAHATFMLLALLMAIGFFGIMYPSVYFWVSFTIMHLAICFVFTFKIYYVGRFKMERAILPRAWYSMRQHGWLAFKPNYTARAVLLVIANMANIALAAYGLYEHNKDFARHLLAILMGNTILYNVSYVVMKIVHREHIPAAAWLWLALAHIVWGVAGYLFLSSRTKWSQTPAQSRQHNDMCDAMRVFDTHDLWHLASAAAMFFSFNALLILDEPLQNTPRHLIPVF, from the exons atgatAAGATTCTTGCTAATAAGTATTATTCTTCATCAAATTTTAGGATCTGTAGTTGATAAAGTAGAAACCTATGATAATgctacacaaaaaatatttatttataatac ATATagttatgataaaataattgatcTCTCAGTCATCAACACAACCACACAAATACTTGACTTCTATGAG gAAGATGAGTTATGGACAGGTTATCCTACAAGGGTACATGTTGGTACTAATGATTCAATCAAAGGAGACAATCCACTCTTTGTTACCGCTGCTCAACAGAAAA GTATCTCATCATGGGAATTACCACTTACAGTGACAACAAATCATAGAGAGCTACAATTTGATGACATAGCAAGAACTCTCTGCCCACATGATGCTGGACCAA ATATAACATCACAGAGTCGTCCGACATTGACATTAGCAACATCTAGCTCGCAACCgatcaatgtaaaaataaaattacgccGTGTTAAAGATTTCTACTTGGAAATGAATAAG GAAGTCCCGTTAAATTTGACTCCAAGTACACCGAAATACTACTATTTCTCATTCGACAGAGATCCTTGGAACatgacaaataaattatataaaggaTTTTTACCAAA GTTTAACTACACAATACCAAAGAGTGTGTTACTGACCATAGAGTCTGAAGAGGACATTTGTGCTGTAATATCGATACAAAATAACTCG TGTCCAGTGTTTGACAACGAAAAGGATGTAATGTATCAAGGATATCACTTCACAATGACGACTCGTGGAGGAATTACTGTTACC CAATCAATGTTCCCGAAAGGTTTCTATGTAGTGGTCATAGTAAAAGAGAGCGATGAGGAATGTACGGGTGTGAGTGAGACAGACGATGTCACTCTGTTTCGTCCTAAGGGCAGGTCCAAAACGTTTAG attaaagATAGTGGAAGCAGCGTCAACAGGTGATTTTCTAATGGGAGCATTAGCATCTCTAGCATTAATTTTACTGGTGACTGCGCTTGCGCCGCTTGGGAACTTGCTTACCTGCCGACATGAAg aaTTCGTTTTAATTGATGAATCGGTGGTGCCATCCACGTCTCGGGAGAGTGCTGAAGCTGAACCCATGGTCAGAAATATTAATG tttcgGACACCGACTCGGAGGATGATGTTATAGTAAAATCGCTTCCCATGCCACTTAATGTAGCTGGTTTAAGTCGTCACAACACGCATAGTAGgaaatctaatag atatttctgGAGCGCATTAACCGTAGCGGTCGTTTACGCTTTACCAGTTGTTCAACTATTGTTCACATACCAAAGA atgGTGTTCCAAACAGGCGATCAAGATGTTTGCTACTATAACTACCTCTGCGCACATCCAATAGGCCCCTTAGCAGATTTCAACCACGTCTATTCAAATATCGGCTACATCATTTTGGGTATAGCATTTATGGTGCAAGCGAGATGCAGACATGTCAAGTTGGGGGAGAGTCAG GAGTTAGGTATACCCCAGCACCTGGGACTGTTATACTCCATGGGTCTAGCTTTGGCGATGGAAGGTCTTCTATCAGCCTGCTACCATCTGTGTCCTAATAAGATGAACTTTCAATTCG ACTCGTCATTCATGTACGTAATAGCTGTGCTGTGTATGGTTAAACTTTACCAATCGCGACACCCCGATGTCAATGCGTCTGCGCACGCTACTTTTATGTTGCTAGCGCTACTTATGGCTATCG GATTCTTCGGGATAATGTACCCCAGCGTGTATTTTTGGGTCAGCTTCACAATAATGCATCTCGCTATATGTTTCGTGTTCACATTCAAGATATACTATGTTGGGCGGTTTAAAATGG AGCGAGCAATATTGCCCCGTGCGTGGTACAGTATGCGCCAACATGGCTGGCTGGCCTTCAAACCTAACTACACAGCGCGCGCAGTTCTGCTTGTAATTGCCAATATGGCAAACATTGCACTTGCTGCTTATGG CCTCTACGAACACAATAAAGACTTTGCCCGACACCTTTTGGCTATATTAATGGGAAATACGATCTTATATAACGTCAGCTATGTAGTCATGAAGATAGTACATAGGGAGCATATACCGGCTGCTGCGTGGTTATGGCTTGCTCTTGCGCATATAGTATGGGGTGTTGCCGGATATCTATTTCTGAGTTCAAGGACTAAGTGGTCG cAAACGCCAGCTCAGTCCCGCCAGCACAACGATATGTGTGACGCAATGCGCGTGTTCGACACACATGATCTGTGGCACCTTGCTTCTGCAGCCGCCATGTTTTTCTCGTTCAACGCGCTTTTAATACTTGATGAGCCCCTTCAAAACACACCAAGGCATCTTATACCAGtgttttaa